A single genomic interval of Oceanithermus profundus DSM 14977 harbors:
- a CDS encoding exodeoxyribonuclease III, with protein MKLASWNVNGLRAALKKGFWDVVRGLDADVLGLQEVRAEEPPELPEGLGGYRWYWNPGDRKGYAGVAVLVRVPPLDVTYGIGHDEFDEEGRVITLEYERYYVVNAYFPNAGRGLPRLGYKLAFDQAIENYLEGLRARKGVVLMGDLNVAHREIDIARPKQNQKSAGFTPEERAWIDAFLKKGWIDTFRHLHPDATGAYTWWTYRFNARAKNIGWRIDYILISEDLLPHLMDAYIYYDAYASDHVPVVAVLDV; from the coding sequence ATGAAGCTGGCCAGCTGGAACGTCAACGGCCTGCGCGCGGCGCTGAAAAAGGGCTTCTGGGACGTGGTTCGCGGACTCGACGCCGACGTGCTGGGTCTGCAGGAGGTGCGCGCCGAAGAACCCCCCGAGCTTCCCGAAGGCTTAGGGGGCTACCGCTGGTACTGGAACCCGGGCGACCGCAAGGGCTACGCGGGGGTGGCGGTGCTGGTCCGCGTCCCGCCCCTTGACGTGACCTACGGGATCGGCCACGACGAGTTCGACGAGGAAGGACGGGTCATCACGCTCGAATACGAGCGCTACTACGTGGTCAACGCCTATTTCCCCAATGCCGGGCGCGGCCTGCCGCGGCTGGGGTACAAACTCGCCTTCGACCAAGCGATCGAGAACTACCTCGAAGGCCTGCGCGCCCGGAAGGGCGTGGTCCTCATGGGCGACCTCAACGTCGCCCACCGCGAGATCGACATCGCCCGGCCCAAGCAGAACCAGAAGAGCGCCGGCTTCACCCCCGAGGAACGGGCCTGGATCGACGCCTTTTTGAAGAAGGGCTGGATCGACACCTTCCGCCACCTGCACCCCGACGCGACGGGGGCCTACACCTGGTGGACCTACCGCTTCAACGCCCGGGCCAAGAACATCGGCTGGCGCATCGACTACATCCTCATCTCCGAAGACCTGCTGCCTCATCTAATGGACGCCTACATCTACTACGACGCCTACGCCTCGGACCACGTCCCGGTCGTGGCCGTGCTCGACGTTTAA
- a CDS encoding NAD(P)/FAD-dependent oxidoreductase produces MAKKVVVVGGGSGGLVAARMVQTEATRLGRDIDVTLISASEKHYMPPLWSEVALGTASPEETWAPIKNAERAYGFKVVVDPVKTFDLAGKKVVTEGGQNFDYDFLVIALGTAYGWSDYKGLDKYGFHNYTEEGALELKEQLATFKGKKIVFLVPELPFRCGIYPPEMALNLRAYFEARGQHPEITILYPADAIRMALGEGLDRFFKRRFKRTGIRYVTGFEQLVEVTENKVVTKHGEYEYDLLIKSPPSRLPKVLADNGMAHPGDPRWSVVTGPLFKHPEHPEVYLVGEHAMPPVGLLTAGVPIHNAAVIAGASILNEALGGYMIPSYGDTLCMGHSFESGFAGNCEYWWIPEEGKWGHACYTVATGPMVRLMKDSFYRGWLDALR; encoded by the coding sequence ATGGCAAAGAAAGTGGTCGTGGTAGGCGGTGGCAGCGGCGGTCTGGTCGCTGCCCGCATGGTGCAAACGGAAGCCACGCGGCTGGGGCGCGACATCGACGTCACCCTGATCTCCGCCAGCGAGAAGCATTACATGCCCCCGCTCTGGTCCGAGGTGGCCCTGGGCACGGCCAGCCCCGAGGAGACCTGGGCCCCCATCAAGAACGCCGAAAGGGCTTACGGCTTCAAGGTGGTGGTGGATCCGGTCAAGACCTTCGACCTCGCGGGCAAGAAGGTGGTCACCGAGGGCGGCCAGAACTTCGACTACGACTTCCTGGTCATCGCCCTGGGCACGGCCTACGGCTGGAGCGACTACAAGGGCCTCGACAAGTACGGCTTTCACAACTACACCGAGGAAGGCGCGCTCGAGCTCAAGGAACAGCTGGCCACCTTCAAGGGCAAGAAGATCGTCTTCCTGGTGCCCGAGCTGCCGTTCCGCTGCGGCATCTACCCCCCCGAGATGGCGCTCAACCTGCGGGCGTACTTCGAGGCCCGGGGCCAGCATCCGGAGATCACCATCCTCTACCCCGCCGACGCCATCCGCATGGCGCTGGGCGAAGGGCTCGACCGTTTCTTCAAGCGCCGCTTCAAGCGCACCGGCATCCGCTACGTCACCGGTTTCGAGCAGCTCGTGGAGGTGACGGAGAACAAGGTCGTGACCAAGCACGGGGAATACGAATACGACCTGCTCATCAAGTCGCCGCCCTCGCGGCTGCCCAAGGTGCTGGCCGACAACGGCATGGCGCACCCCGGCGACCCGCGCTGGTCGGTGGTCACGGGCCCGCTCTTCAAGCACCCCGAGCACCCCGAGGTCTACCTCGTGGGCGAACACGCGATGCCCCCGGTCGGCCTGCTCACCGCCGGCGTGCCCATCCACAACGCCGCGGTGATCGCCGGCGCCAGCATCCTCAACGAGGCCCTGGGCGGTTACATGATCCCCTCTTACGGCGACACCCTCTGCATGGGGCACAGCTTCGAGTCGGGCTTCGCGGGCAACTGCGAGTACTGGTGGATCCCCGAGGAGGGCAAGTGGGGCCACGCCTGCTACACCGTGGCCACCGGTCCGATGGTCCGGTTGATGAAGGACTCGTTCTACCGGGGCTGGCTCGACGCCCTGAGGTAA
- a CDS encoding DUF1641 domain-containing protein produces the protein MAEITITEEDAKTVEELIRLARQLKVGGYLGIFTEMTTNGDLLLEHIAGEREVIRGAALAEAVMDPIKNMPPTHVPKIRHNLVHLMGPLVEALAQTNPKETPKVGMFGALRYLSDPGVQKGLGFLLELAKNLGKAMDEYEPK, from the coding sequence ATGGCCGAGATTACGATCACCGAAGAAGACGCCAAGACCGTAGAAGAACTCATCCGCTTGGCGCGGCAGTTGAAGGTGGGGGGGTACCTGGGCATCTTCACCGAGATGACCACCAACGGCGACCTGCTGCTCGAGCACATCGCCGGCGAGCGCGAGGTCATCCGCGGGGCCGCCCTGGCCGAGGCGGTGATGGACCCCATCAAAAACATGCCGCCCACGCACGTGCCCAAGATCCGCCACAACCTGGTGCACCTGATGGGCCCCCTCGTCGAGGCCCTGGCCCAGACCAACCCCAAGGAAACGCCTAAAGTAGGCATGTTCGGAGCGCTCAGGTACCTGAGCGACCCCGGCGTGCAGAAGGGGCTGGGCTTCCTCCTGGAGCTCGCCAAGAACCTGGGCAAGGCGATGGACGAATACGAACCCAAGTAG